The Lentisphaera araneosa HTCC2155 genome has a window encoding:
- a CDS encoding phosphoribosylaminoimidazolesuccinocarboxamide synthase: protein MIPKVLEINDKLPIRTDGAVHSGKVRSVYWLSADDSARLIKEKNYSVNPDARLAVMVISDRISAFDCIWKGEEGLYGIPGKGAALNSVALHWFKLFEENGLAGNHIVDCPHPLVWIVQQAKPLRVEAICRQYITGSMWRDYDKGIREICGLPIPEGLENNTKLPTLIITPSTKGIIRGLDDVPPVDDVNITRKNITDHLEEFNFESAEDVDLYEKLLKEGFKVISDALAKIDQIFVDTKFEFGYIEDAQGDRKLIYIDEVGTPDSSRIWDGDAYREGKILENSKEGFRQALLSHFPDPDILLNKNRMDEREALASDNKLPVDLMMSVSKTYTGIAEKIVGRDIVIPQDPESEIIEALRPYGIIED from the coding sequence ATGATTCCAAAAGTCTTGGAAATTAACGATAAACTGCCGATTCGTACCGATGGTGCGGTCCATTCTGGCAAAGTTCGCTCCGTTTACTGGCTTAGTGCCGATGATAGTGCTCGCCTCATTAAAGAAAAAAACTATTCCGTTAATCCCGATGCTCGCCTCGCGGTCATGGTGATTTCTGATCGTATTTCTGCTTTTGATTGCATTTGGAAAGGTGAAGAAGGTCTCTATGGTATTCCTGGTAAAGGTGCAGCGCTCAACTCCGTTGCCCTACACTGGTTCAAACTCTTCGAAGAAAATGGCCTGGCTGGCAATCATATTGTCGACTGCCCTCACCCACTCGTTTGGATTGTTCAACAAGCCAAGCCACTCCGCGTCGAAGCTATTTGTCGTCAATACATCACGGGTAGCATGTGGCGTGACTACGACAAAGGCATCCGCGAGATCTGTGGTCTGCCGATTCCCGAAGGGCTCGAGAATAACACGAAGCTTCCCACACTCATCATCACTCCTTCTACCAAGGGCATTATTCGTGGTCTCGATGACGTGCCCCCAGTGGATGACGTTAACATCACTCGCAAGAACATCACCGATCACTTGGAAGAGTTTAATTTTGAGTCTGCAGAAGATGTGGACCTCTACGAAAAACTTCTCAAAGAAGGTTTCAAAGTTATTTCCGATGCCCTCGCAAAAATCGATCAAATCTTTGTGGATACCAAATTTGAATTTGGTTACATCGAAGATGCTCAAGGCGATAGAAAACTGATCTATATTGACGAAGTGGGCACCCCTGATTCTTCGCGTATTTGGGATGGCGATGCTTACCGTGAAGGCAAGATCCTCGAAAACTCAAAAGAAGGTTTCCGTCAGGCACTTCTCAGCCATTTCCCCGATCCAGATATCTTACTCAATAAAAACCGCATGGATGAACGTGAGGCCTTGGCAAGCGACAACAAGCTTCCGGTTGATTTAATGATGTCCGTTTCCAAGACTTATACTGGCATAGCCGAAAAAATCGTTGGTCGTGATATTGTCATTCCTCAAGATCCCGAGAGCGAAATCATTGAGGCTCTGCGTCCTTACGGAATCATCGAAGACTAA
- a CDS encoding glutamate ligase domain-containing protein, translating to MSNFRLPAKGSKIFFAGLGGIGMSALAQFINSLGYEVAGSDRDISSPSQAELFAKLAKQGIQHFVQDGSGVSSFAPDLIVFSSALEDDNPDFLAAPNTARMHRSQAIAAAVDQSGLKAIAVAGSCGKTSVTAWIAATMRAMGKAPVMINGGYSPDLESDTHPGNFGDGSDYVIFEADESDGSLVNFTPELSLLLNMGDDHHSKDKLEVMFKTFLDNAKHALVNDELAYLAKDHPSHKSFLSEQADFSLSQVQHNQQGVTFSLNGDFVQTSQWGVHSADNALAVIASLATCGFSLEEILPAMLAFCGVRRRFELKGRVKNVPLYDDYAHNPQKIAACIAAAQAIYNGPVLVFFQPHGYGPLGFMAEALQRELEGVLNPQDKFVFLPVFYAGGTTSFKPTSKEVCESYAQAGLKVDELADRELCSAYLAEQAKDYSCILVVGARDPSIPLWSQSLTDEAS from the coding sequence GTGAGTAATTTTCGTTTGCCTGCCAAAGGCAGTAAAATATTTTTTGCGGGTTTAGGCGGCATCGGCATGAGCGCCCTCGCACAATTCATCAATAGCCTAGGGTATGAAGTGGCGGGCAGTGACCGCGACATCAGTTCTCCGAGTCAAGCCGAGCTCTTTGCGAAGCTCGCAAAGCAGGGCATCCAACACTTTGTGCAGGATGGTTCCGGCGTCAGCAGTTTTGCACCTGACCTCATTGTTTTTTCTTCAGCTTTAGAAGATGATAATCCCGACTTTTTAGCTGCGCCCAATACCGCGCGCATGCACCGTTCACAAGCCATTGCTGCGGCCGTTGATCAGAGTGGACTCAAAGCGATTGCGGTGGCAGGGAGTTGTGGCAAGACTTCGGTAACGGCGTGGATAGCGGCGACCATGCGAGCGATGGGCAAAGCACCGGTGATGATTAATGGAGGCTATTCTCCCGACCTCGAGTCCGATACCCACCCAGGGAATTTTGGCGATGGTAGCGACTATGTGATTTTTGAAGCTGATGAGAGCGATGGCTCACTGGTTAATTTTACTCCAGAGCTCTCCCTCTTGCTCAACATGGGCGATGATCACCACAGCAAAGATAAACTCGAAGTCATGTTTAAAACCTTCCTTGATAATGCCAAGCACGCCTTGGTCAATGATGAACTTGCCTACTTAGCAAAAGATCATCCTTCACACAAAAGCTTTTTGTCCGAGCAAGCTGATTTCTCTTTGAGTCAAGTGCAACACAATCAGCAGGGCGTGACGTTCTCTCTCAATGGAGACTTTGTGCAGACCAGTCAATGGGGCGTACATTCCGCGGATAATGCCCTTGCGGTGATCGCAAGTTTAGCTACTTGTGGTTTTTCCTTAGAAGAAATCCTTCCAGCCATGTTAGCCTTTTGCGGAGTTCGCAGAAGGTTTGAACTCAAGGGGCGAGTCAAAAATGTTCCCCTCTATGACGATTACGCTCACAATCCACAAAAAATTGCGGCCTGTATTGCCGCTGCACAAGCGATTTATAACGGCCCTGTATTAGTCTTTTTTCAACCTCACGGCTATGGTCCTTTGGGTTTTATGGCCGAGGCACTCCAGCGTGAGTTAGAGGGCGTTTTAAATCCTCAAGATAAGTTTGTCTTCCTGCCCGTTTTCTACGCGGGTGGCACCACTTCCTTTAAACCCACTTCCAAAGAAGTTTGTGAATCTTATGCACAGGCGGGCTTAAAAGTTGACGAACTCGCTGACCGTGAGCTCTGCTCAGCTTACCTCGCAGAACAGGCCAAAGATTATTCTTGCATCCTCGTTGTGGGAGCGCGTGACCCATCGATTCCTCTCTGGAGTCAAAGCTTAACGGATGAAGCCTCATGA
- the acpS gene encoding holo-ACP synthase yields the protein MIGGVGTDICALERIEKLLSGIRRDHFLDKTFTDRELDLAPNSKAEVAFFAGRWAAKEALAKALGTGFGQFCRWQEICIDRQESGAPEIKLSGVTAQTADNLGLTNFHLSISHEKSHAVAFVIAEKL from the coding sequence ATGATTGGTGGTGTTGGCACAGATATTTGCGCTCTTGAGCGCATCGAAAAATTGCTTTCGGGGATTCGCCGTGATCATTTCCTCGATAAAACTTTCACTGATCGTGAATTAGATTTAGCTCCGAATTCTAAAGCGGAAGTGGCCTTTTTCGCCGGCCGTTGGGCCGCAAAAGAAGCTTTAGCAAAAGCTTTGGGCACTGGATTTGGGCAATTTTGTCGCTGGCAAGAAATTTGCATTGATCGCCAAGAGTCGGGTGCACCCGAAATTAAATTATCGGGGGTAACTGCTCAGACTGCTGATAATCTAGGACTTACAAATTTTCACCTCAGTATTAGCCACGAAAAGAGCCATGCCGTCGCATTTGTAATCGCAGAAAAATTATAA